The following coding sequences lie in one Pseudarthrobacter phenanthrenivorans Sphe3 genomic window:
- a CDS encoding histidine phosphatase family protein has product MTLTSFALIRHGQTDWNAQRRLQGSTDIPLNDVGRAQARDAVAVLSAYEWDAVVSSPLSRAAETADLIAEGLGLADVRRMPELTERSFGPAEGMQAGPELDALRIPGGFRGAESEDEAADRGLAALEALAEEFRGRRLLVVAHGTLLRVSLSRAVGSKLTSIDNAVLNLAHHHAIDGWQLEYFNGEPVMAATQSQAVLSAGGSS; this is encoded by the coding sequence ATGACCCTCACCAGCTTCGCCCTCATCCGCCATGGCCAGACTGACTGGAACGCGCAGCGCCGGCTGCAGGGATCCACTGACATCCCGCTGAACGACGTCGGCCGTGCCCAGGCGCGTGACGCCGTCGCCGTTTTGTCCGCTTACGAATGGGACGCAGTGGTGTCCTCCCCGTTGAGCCGTGCCGCCGAGACAGCGGACCTGATCGCCGAGGGGCTGGGGCTCGCCGACGTCCGGCGCATGCCGGAGCTGACCGAACGGAGCTTCGGACCGGCGGAGGGCATGCAGGCGGGGCCGGAACTGGACGCGCTGCGCATCCCGGGCGGTTTCCGCGGCGCCGAAAGCGAGGACGAGGCTGCCGACCGGGGGCTGGCCGCCCTGGAGGCACTCGCCGAGGAATTCCGCGGCCGCCGCCTTCTCGTCGTCGCCCACGGGACCCTGCTGCGCGTGAGCCTCAGCCGCGCAGTGGGGAGCAAGCTCACGAGCATCGACAACGCAGTGCTGAACCTGGCGCACCACCACGCGATCGACGGCTGGCAGCTCGAATACTTCAACGGCGAGCCGGTGATGGCTGCCACCCAAAGCCAGGCTGTCCTGTCCGCAGGCGGCAGCAGCTAG
- a CDS encoding amidase, producing MAELHDLPAVVLRDQLRQGEVSASDAAAHFLARIERQNPLLGSFITVTAEQALEQARAADTLRLRVPADELPPLHGMPLAFKDLTDVAGVVTTHGSAALDHRPAPTDSPLVALLREAGVTSLGKTQVPEFGLTAYSENRIAPPSRNPHALSRSSGGSSGGSAAAVAAGLLPFAPGTDGGGSIRIPAAACGLVGLKPGRGLVPAGESLGDPARLVVAGPLARTSADAALMLDALAPSPATPDSGAVNTGSYLAALSEDPPRLRIGVTLDSPWWGTFPFSPEPAALDALKVGQDLLEHAGHVICEASIRYDNRYPDAFTTAWTAPVGTARISPHREALLAPLTRTFRRRAQQRSPAKLAEALAFLRRFQHDTVVQYAQWDLMLMPALAQTPRPVGWFTGALHGDDRWPAAQWPGDADGDYRRQCEYAPWSSMVNVCGLPAITLPVHWTGGGRGEGLPMGIQLVGPMGSESLLLRVSNQLGF from the coding sequence TTGGCTGAGCTCCATGACCTGCCCGCGGTAGTGCTGCGGGACCAGTTGCGGCAGGGAGAAGTGTCAGCATCGGACGCGGCGGCCCATTTCCTGGCCCGGATAGAACGGCAAAATCCCCTGCTCGGGTCCTTCATCACAGTCACGGCGGAACAGGCCCTGGAACAGGCACGGGCCGCCGACACTTTGCGGCTACGGGTCCCGGCGGATGAGCTTCCCCCGCTGCACGGAATGCCCCTGGCCTTCAAGGACCTCACGGATGTGGCAGGGGTGGTCACAACCCATGGCAGTGCGGCGCTGGACCACAGGCCGGCGCCCACGGACAGCCCCCTGGTAGCCCTGCTCAGGGAAGCGGGCGTAACTTCCCTGGGCAAGACCCAGGTGCCCGAATTTGGGCTGACGGCCTACAGCGAAAACCGGATCGCGCCGCCGTCGCGCAACCCCCACGCACTGAGCAGGAGCTCAGGGGGATCCTCCGGCGGCAGCGCTGCCGCCGTTGCCGCCGGGTTGCTGCCGTTTGCGCCGGGGACCGACGGCGGCGGCTCCATCCGCATCCCAGCCGCTGCCTGCGGGCTCGTGGGGCTAAAACCCGGCCGCGGCCTGGTTCCGGCGGGGGAAAGCCTGGGCGATCCGGCCCGGCTGGTGGTGGCCGGCCCCTTGGCCAGGACCTCCGCAGACGCAGCGCTCATGCTGGATGCCCTGGCACCCTCCCCCGCAACGCCCGATAGCGGAGCCGTGAATACCGGCAGTTATTTGGCGGCCCTCAGCGAAGATCCTCCACGACTCCGGATCGGCGTCACCCTGGACAGCCCTTGGTGGGGGACCTTTCCCTTCAGCCCGGAACCCGCAGCCCTGGATGCCCTCAAGGTTGGGCAGGACCTCCTGGAGCACGCCGGCCATGTGATATGCGAAGCCTCCATCAGGTACGACAACCGATACCCCGACGCGTTCACTACCGCCTGGACGGCGCCAGTGGGGACTGCCAGGATCAGCCCGCACCGCGAAGCACTGCTGGCACCCCTCACCCGCACCTTCCGGCGCCGGGCGCAGCAGCGCAGCCCGGCGAAGCTGGCTGAAGCCCTGGCGTTCCTCCGCCGGTTCCAGCACGACACGGTGGTCCAATACGCGCAGTGGGACCTGATGCTCATGCCGGCGCTGGCCCAGACACCGCGCCCCGTGGGCTGGTTCACGGGCGCCCTGCACGGCGACGACCGATGGCCGGCCGCACAATGGCCGGGAGATGCCGACGGCGACTACCGCAGGCAGTGCGAATACGCGCCCTGGTCTTCCATGGTCAATGTCTGCGGCCTGCCGGCCATCACTCTTCCTGTCCATTGGACCGGCGGCGGGCGCGGCGAGGGCCTGCCGATGGGAATCCAGCTCGTTGGGCCCATGGGGTCGGAGTCCCTCCTGCTGCGCGTGAGCAACCAACTGGGATTCTGA
- the pheA gene encoding prephenate dehydratase, producing MPALPATYTFLGPEGTFTEAALLQVPEAAHADRVPASNVNAALDKVRDGSAQAAMVPIENSVEGGVTATLDAIAAGQELRIIREVLVPISFVLVARHGVRLADVRKISTHGHAWAQCRLWMDAHIAHAEYVPGSSTAAAAVGLLKEGCQYDAAICAPLVAREQPGLAVLAENIGDNPEAVTRFILVSRPGVLPPRTGADKTTVVVPLPEDRPGALMDILDQFASRGVNLSRIESRPTGQYLGDYFFSIDADGHAGDARVADALAGLHRISPATRFLGSYPRADMQAVKVEPHTADDAFQAARTWVEGILRPA from the coding sequence ATGCCCGCCTTGCCGGCCACCTACACGTTCCTGGGACCCGAGGGTACCTTCACCGAAGCAGCCCTCCTGCAGGTGCCCGAAGCTGCCCACGCTGACCGCGTGCCGGCGTCGAACGTCAACGCAGCCCTTGACAAGGTGCGCGACGGCTCGGCGCAGGCCGCGATGGTTCCGATCGAAAACTCGGTGGAGGGCGGCGTTACCGCAACCCTTGACGCGATCGCCGCCGGACAGGAGCTGCGCATCATCCGCGAAGTCCTGGTACCCATCAGTTTCGTCCTGGTGGCAAGGCACGGCGTCCGCTTGGCTGACGTGCGGAAAATCTCCACCCATGGTCACGCCTGGGCGCAATGCCGGCTGTGGATGGACGCGCACATTGCCCATGCAGAATATGTGCCGGGATCGTCCACTGCCGCTGCCGCCGTGGGGCTCCTCAAGGAGGGCTGCCAGTATGACGCAGCCATCTGCGCACCCCTGGTGGCCCGGGAACAGCCCGGCCTGGCGGTGCTTGCGGAGAACATCGGCGACAACCCGGAAGCCGTGACCCGCTTTATCCTCGTCAGCCGGCCGGGCGTCCTGCCTCCGCGCACCGGCGCGGACAAAACCACTGTGGTGGTGCCGCTTCCGGAAGACCGGCCCGGGGCGTTGATGGACATCCTCGACCAGTTCGCCAGCCGCGGGGTGAACCTTAGCCGCATCGAGTCCCGTCCCACCGGGCAGTATCTGGGGGACTACTTCTTCAGCATCGACGCCGACGGGCATGCTGGTGACGCCCGCGTGGCAGACGCCCTCGCCGGCCTGCACCGCATCAGCCCCGCCACGCGCTTCCTGGGCTCGTATCCCCGGGCAGACATGCAGGCCGTGAAGGTGGAGCCGCACACTGCTGACGACGCCTTCCAGGCGGCACGGACCTGGGTGGAAGGCATTCTCCGCCCTGCATAA
- a CDS encoding diacylglycerol/lipid kinase family protein has protein sequence MSDWILYLLIGVALAFAISSWWGVRRLKALHVRSMVGGEAQESGLTRQRVAVVLNPIKARSEEARAKIQRGCLAAGWEDPVFFETTAEDPGYSQVQAALEHNPDVILVGGGDGTVRVVAESLVHTNVAMGLIPLGTGNLLARNVHLDLNDLHDNVNTALFGRQRYIDTARMGIENSRTGDSSEHTFLVIAGIGMDAEILADTNTGLKKALGWLAYTEAGMRHLPGRRKKVSISLDGSPEQVRNIRSVLFANCGLIPGGIDFIPQAMIDDGMLDVVVMSPRSAFGWLLMYVKIMFKHSGKLPSMTVYRSGRIVIQCPEPMPTQLDGDTAGEATRLTVQVEPRSLLVRVRGQD, from the coding sequence ATGAGCGACTGGATCCTGTACCTGCTGATTGGGGTGGCCCTCGCGTTTGCCATCTCCAGCTGGTGGGGCGTGCGCAGGCTCAAGGCCCTGCACGTCCGAAGCATGGTGGGCGGGGAAGCGCAGGAATCCGGGCTCACGCGGCAGCGCGTCGCGGTAGTCCTCAACCCCATCAAAGCCCGCTCGGAAGAGGCGAGGGCCAAGATCCAGCGGGGGTGCCTGGCGGCAGGCTGGGAGGACCCGGTGTTTTTTGAGACAACGGCGGAGGACCCCGGCTATTCGCAGGTGCAGGCGGCGCTCGAGCACAACCCCGACGTCATCCTGGTGGGCGGCGGCGACGGGACAGTCCGTGTTGTGGCTGAGTCCCTGGTGCACACCAACGTGGCCATGGGCCTCATCCCGCTGGGCACCGGAAACCTGCTTGCCCGGAACGTGCATCTGGACCTCAACGACCTCCATGACAATGTCAACACCGCCCTTTTCGGCCGGCAGCGCTATATCGACACTGCCCGGATGGGGATCGAGAACTCCCGGACCGGGGACTCCTCCGAGCACACGTTCTTGGTGATAGCGGGGATCGGCATGGATGCGGAGATCCTGGCAGACACCAATACGGGCCTGAAGAAAGCCCTCGGTTGGCTGGCGTATACGGAAGCGGGCATGCGGCACCTGCCCGGGCGCCGGAAGAAGGTTTCGATTTCGCTGGACGGGAGTCCTGAACAGGTCAGGAACATCCGCAGCGTACTTTTCGCCAATTGCGGCCTGATTCCGGGGGGCATCGACTTCATCCCCCAGGCAATGATTGATGACGGGATGCTGGACGTGGTGGTGATGAGCCCCAGGAGCGCGTTCGGCTGGCTGCTCATGTACGTCAAGATCATGTTCAAGCACAGCGGGAAACTGCCCAGCATGACCGTCTACCGGTCAGGGAGGATCGTCATCCAGTGCCCGGAGCCAATGCCCACGCAGCTGGACGGTGATACCGCCGGCGAGGCCACCAGGCTCACAGTCCAGGTGGAGCCGCGGTCGCTTTTAGTGAGGGTCAGAGGACAAGATTAG
- a CDS encoding rhodanese-like domain-containing protein → MSDFDNVPVNDIPEDAVILDVREDYEWVAGHADGALHIPMDQLPARLDELDPDEDLYVICRTGGRSFRAAQWLTGQGYTAINVAGGMDQWLEAGKPLVSDNGLKPIVL, encoded by the coding sequence ATGAGCGATTTCGACAACGTTCCCGTCAACGACATTCCCGAAGATGCCGTGATCCTGGACGTCCGTGAGGACTATGAGTGGGTGGCAGGACATGCAGACGGCGCACTCCACATCCCCATGGACCAGCTGCCGGCCCGGCTGGATGAACTGGACCCGGACGAGGACCTGTACGTCATTTGCCGCACGGGGGGACGCTCCTTCCGGGCAGCGCAGTGGCTCACCGGCCAGGGGTACACGGCCATCAATGTTGCCGGCGGGATGGACCAGTGGCTGGAGGCCGGCAAGCCATTGGTTTCGGACAACGGGCTGAAGCCCATCGTGCTGTAG
- the serS gene encoding serine--tRNA ligase, protein MIDVKDLSENPDKYRASQRARRADESVVDAIISADSARRAALIRFENLRAEQNAFGKKVAQAKGDEKKALLAEVKELANSVKAASAEADAAQTKQEELLRTIPNLIEDGVPEGGEDDYVVVKTVGTPREFPDFEPKDHLEIGELIGAIDMERGAKVSGARFYFLRGVGARLEMALLQMAMDQAIEAGFIPMITPTLVRPETMQGTGFDVKHDAEIYRLAEDDLYLVGTSEVALAGYHADEILDFSAGPIRYAGQSSCYRREAGSHGKDTRGIIRVHQFNKVEMFIYTTVEEAAAEHQRLLAWEEEMLAKCELPYRVIDTAAGDLGMSAARKYDCEAWVPTQGAYRELTSTSNCTTFQARRLNIRERAVNPEGVAKGTRAVATLNGTLATTRWIVALLEHHQNADGSVNVPKALQKYLGGLEVLPVL, encoded by the coding sequence GTGATCGACGTAAAAGACCTCAGCGAAAACCCGGATAAATACCGTGCCAGCCAGCGTGCCCGCCGCGCGGACGAATCAGTGGTGGACGCAATCATCTCCGCGGATTCCGCCCGCCGCGCCGCGCTGATCCGGTTCGAGAACCTCCGCGCCGAGCAGAACGCCTTCGGCAAGAAGGTGGCGCAGGCCAAGGGCGACGAGAAGAAGGCCTTGCTGGCCGAGGTCAAGGAACTGGCCAACTCGGTCAAGGCGGCTTCCGCCGAGGCCGACGCCGCGCAGACCAAGCAGGAAGAACTGCTGCGCACTATCCCCAACCTGATCGAGGACGGCGTCCCGGAAGGCGGCGAGGATGACTACGTAGTGGTCAAGACTGTCGGCACGCCCCGCGAATTCCCGGACTTCGAGCCGAAGGACCATCTGGAAATCGGTGAACTGATCGGCGCCATCGACATGGAGCGCGGCGCCAAGGTTTCGGGCGCCCGCTTCTACTTCCTCCGCGGCGTGGGCGCCCGGCTGGAAATGGCGCTGCTGCAGATGGCCATGGACCAGGCCATCGAAGCCGGCTTCATCCCCATGATCACGCCCACCCTGGTGCGTCCCGAGACCATGCAGGGCACCGGCTTTGACGTAAAGCACGACGCCGAGATCTACCGTCTCGCCGAAGACGACCTTTACCTGGTGGGCACCTCCGAGGTGGCGCTGGCCGGGTACCACGCGGACGAGATCCTCGACTTCTCCGCGGGCCCCATCCGGTACGCCGGCCAGAGCTCCTGCTACCGCCGCGAGGCCGGTTCGCACGGCAAGGACACCCGCGGAATCATCCGCGTGCACCAGTTCAACAAAGTGGAGATGTTCATCTACACCACGGTTGAAGAGGCTGCTGCGGAGCACCAGCGCCTGCTGGCGTGGGAAGAGGAGATGCTGGCCAAGTGCGAGCTGCCGTACCGGGTGATCGACACCGCGGCCGGCGACCTGGGCATGTCCGCTGCCCGCAAGTACGACTGCGAAGCCTGGGTCCCCACCCAGGGCGCGTACCGCGAGCTGACCTCCACCTCGAACTGCACCACGTTCCAGGCCCGCCGCCTGAACATCCGCGAACGGGCGGTCAACCCGGAGGGCGTTGCCAAGGGCACCCGGGCAGTGGCCACGCTGAACGGCACCCTGGCCACCACCCGCTGGATCGTCGCGCTGCTGGAGCACCACCAGAACGCGGACGGCTCGGTCAACGTGCCCAAGGCCCTGCAGAAGTACCTGGGCGGGCTTGAGGTCCTCCCGGTCCTGTAG
- a CDS encoding HAD family hydrolase: MTTLTETSVAGNDDRRDNNENNAISQKLMVALDVDGTLVNHDGHMSAGVRESAQAVVAAGHEVMIATGRSLNATLPIIEKIGIERGYAVCCNGGVTLRLHPALDGGYEVIHKATFDPGPALRALRERLPSAKYALEDEEGNFLSTERFQDASFGVEAIGVDFHTLLEATAVRVVVFSTENTPEEFTAAIEHVGLAGVTYSVGWTAWLDIAAAGVTKASALENLRGRLGIEPHLTVAIGDGRNDIEMLSWAGRGVAMGQAPEEVIAAADEVTHSVFDDGAAHVLRSLL, translated from the coding sequence ATGACAACGCTGACTGAAACCTCAGTCGCCGGCAACGATGACCGGCGAGACAACAACGAGAACAACGCCATTAGCCAGAAGCTGATGGTCGCACTGGACGTGGACGGCACCCTGGTGAACCACGACGGCCACATGTCTGCGGGTGTCCGGGAATCCGCGCAGGCCGTAGTGGCTGCCGGGCACGAGGTCATGATCGCCACGGGGCGTTCGCTGAATGCCACCTTGCCGATCATCGAGAAAATCGGGATCGAACGGGGCTACGCTGTCTGCTGCAACGGCGGCGTGACCTTGCGCCTCCACCCTGCGCTGGACGGCGGCTACGAGGTCATCCACAAGGCCACCTTCGACCCCGGACCCGCCCTCCGCGCACTGCGCGAACGGCTTCCCTCCGCCAAGTATGCGCTCGAAGATGAAGAGGGCAACTTCCTTTCCACCGAGCGCTTCCAGGACGCCAGCTTCGGCGTCGAGGCCATCGGCGTCGACTTCCACACCCTGCTCGAGGCCACCGCCGTGCGTGTTGTGGTGTTCAGCACCGAGAACACCCCCGAAGAGTTCACCGCAGCGATTGAGCATGTGGGACTCGCCGGGGTGACCTACTCCGTGGGCTGGACTGCCTGGCTGGATATCGCCGCAGCCGGGGTGACCAAGGCCAGTGCCCTGGAGAACCTCCGCGGCAGGCTCGGCATTGAACCGCACCTCACCGTGGCCATTGGGGACGGCCGCAACGACATCGAAATGCTCAGCTGGGCGGGGCGTGGCGTTGCGATGGGCCAGGCGCCGGAGGAAGTGATCGCCGCCGCTGACGAGGTCACCCACTCAGTGTTCGACGACGGCGCTGCACACGTGCTGCGCAGCCTGCTCTAG
- a CDS encoding MarR family transcriptional regulator, with protein MFTLTINQTDSRRDGDRVPQLLKDLRHIPARLDFDRSVEDEVQGIVDCPHQAVEAALIALRCGSWYVGIGVGPVNEPLPNQIKDASGHGLVYARRAVDRLRGSKERVPVAVEGPLADVAHDAEAVLRLLGHIVRDRSGAEWRVLDLLTPGVRGQQKAVAQELGITTQAVSKAVARAQWNEEHAARPAAARLLAMILEVR; from the coding sequence ATGTTCACGCTGACAATCAACCAGACCGACAGCCGGCGCGATGGTGACCGGGTGCCGCAGCTGCTCAAGGACCTGCGGCACATTCCTGCGCGCCTGGACTTTGACCGCTCGGTGGAAGACGAAGTCCAGGGCATCGTGGACTGCCCGCACCAGGCCGTGGAAGCTGCCCTGATCGCGCTGAGGTGCGGTTCCTGGTATGTGGGGATCGGCGTCGGGCCTGTCAATGAGCCGCTTCCCAACCAGATCAAGGACGCCTCCGGCCATGGCCTGGTCTACGCGCGGCGCGCCGTTGACCGCCTGCGCGGCAGCAAGGAGCGCGTGCCGGTGGCGGTGGAAGGGCCGCTGGCCGATGTTGCCCACGACGCCGAGGCCGTGCTGCGGCTGCTGGGGCACATTGTGCGGGACCGGTCCGGGGCTGAATGGCGGGTGTTGGACCTCCTGACCCCCGGCGTCCGCGGGCAGCAGAAGGCGGTAGCCCAGGAACTCGGGATCACCACGCAGGCTGTGAGCAAGGCGGTGGCCCGGGCGCAGTGGAACGAGGAGCATGCCGCCCGCCCGGCCGCCGCCCGGCTGCTGGCGATGATCCTTGAGGTGCGCTAG